The Candidatus Jordarchaeales archaeon genome includes a window with the following:
- a CDS encoding electron transfer flavoprotein subunit beta/FixA family protein, whose protein sequence is MRIFVLVKHAPLLESTLRVSADGRGVDPVCLTYDINEWDRYAVEEAVRLKEKYGGEVIAVSVGVNCDATLRKCLAMGVDGAIKVPVEVGFDACQVAEAIVDVLRGEMFDMVLSGFMSQDANNALVGGLVATMLGIPFATAVTRLSVEKGEVLAVRELEGGYSEEVLLPLPCLVSVQSGINEPRYVSIMGIKAARSKELRERVVALREPAVVVERIYFPPTRKAEILGGAPSEVASKLVKLMKVKGVI, encoded by the coding sequence TTGAGAATCTTTGTTCTGGTTAAGCATGCCCCACTGCTTGAGTCGACTCTCCGTGTGAGTGCCGACGGAAGGGGCGTCGACCCGGTCTGCCTTACTTACGATATAAACGAGTGGGATAGGTATGCTGTTGAGGAGGCTGTAAGGTTGAAGGAGAAGTATGGAGGTGAAGTAATCGCTGTGAGTGTTGGTGTTAACTGTGACGCAACGCTGAGGAAGTGTTTGGCTATGGGAGTTGATGGGGCTATTAAGGTTCCTGTCGAAGTCGGATTTGACGCTTGTCAGGTGGCTGAAGCCATAGTTGACGTCTTGAGAGGCGAAATGTTCGACATGGTGCTCTCGGGGTTCATGAGTCAGGATGCGAATAATGCTCTCGTCGGAGGGCTTGTAGCGACGATGCTCGGAATACCCTTCGCTACGGCGGTTACGAGGCTAAGTGTCGAAAAAGGTGAAGTCCTAGCGGTTAGGGAGCTTGAAGGAGGATACAGCGAGGAGGTCTTACTTCCACTTCCCTGCCTAGTCAGCGTTCAGAGTGGGATAAATGAGCCGAGGTATGTTTCGATAATGGGTATTAAGGCTGCTAGATCAAAGGAGTTAAGGGAGCGCGTGGTTGCATTGAGGGAGCCCGCAGTGGTTGTCGAGCGAATCTACTTCCCACCTACTAGGAAAGCGGAGATCTTAGGAGGAGCTCCATCCGAGGTTGCGTCTAAGCTCGTGAAGTTAATGAAAGTTAAAGGAGTGATTTGA
- a CDS encoding MaoC/PaaZ C-terminal domain-containing protein produces MPGVDLSAVGKVSQPLMYSYTWKDVVLYAVGIGAGNDDLDFVYEKRLKVYPSFATIIAQPALAWSLFEAKVDFTRLVHGEHKIVLYGEIPREGKLFTTAKIANIYDKGKHALMVVEAETRTEDGRRVCDNTAGFLIRGAGGFGGERGPKSVNEPPQREPDFVDQLATWKDQNVIYRLSGDLNPLHIDPDFARLAGFEKPILHGLCTFGFACRSIVRKLCGNDPVRVKSLEFRFSNVVFPGDTVILEGWKVDGEGKKYILQAKNQRGDVVLSNGLVELR; encoded by the coding sequence TTGCCGGGGGTCGATTTAAGCGCTGTTGGTAAAGTCTCGCAGCCTCTCATGTACTCTTACACTTGGAAGGATGTGGTGCTCTACGCTGTTGGAATAGGGGCAGGCAACGATGACCTGGATTTTGTCTACGAGAAAAGGTTGAAGGTTTACCCGTCATTCGCAACAATAATCGCTCAGCCAGCTCTCGCCTGGAGCCTCTTCGAAGCCAAAGTGGATTTCACCCGCCTAGTGCATGGCGAACACAAGATAGTCCTTTACGGTGAGATACCGAGGGAGGGGAAGCTTTTCACCACAGCGAAAATAGCAAACATATACGACAAGGGGAAGCACGCACTGATGGTTGTCGAAGCTGAAACTAGGACTGAAGACGGAAGGCGTGTGTGCGACAACACAGCCGGCTTCCTTATTCGTGGGGCTGGAGGGTTTGGGGGGGAACGTGGGCCGAAGAGTGTTAACGAGCCGCCGCAAAGGGAGCCAGACTTCGTAGACCAGCTTGCGACGTGGAAGGATCAAAATGTGATTTACAGGCTTTCAGGCGACCTAAACCCCCTTCACATAGACCCGGACTTCGCCAGACTAGCTGGGTTCGAGAAGCCAATACTTCACGGGCTCTGCACCTTCGGCTTCGCTTGTAGATCCATTGTGCGTAAGCTTTGCGGCAACGATCCGGTCAGGGTTAAATCCCTCGAGTTCCGCTTTTCGAACGTAGTGTTCCCAGGTGATACGGTAATATTAGAAGGGTGGAAGGTTGACGGCGAAGGTAAAAAGTACATTTTACAGGCGAAAAACCAGCGTGGGGACGTTGTCCTATCGAATGGGTTAGTTGAACTCAGATGA
- a CDS encoding acyl-CoA dehydrogenase family protein — MAYLDLDELSEEDELLKSEVHRFVEEVVRPASVALDKMPPEERVKPSSPYFKVIREMKKLGYHKLHVPPELGGLNLTPLQRYIIMEELGWGSLGLATAIGVDSIPFSAAALTGSEKLMELVSEWLNDTEGKFHGCWGVTEPEHGSDYLMIIRDEDYLKYGKGNVKARKDGEEWVISGQKSAWVSAAPVATHCGLHAQLADGRSLADGIFCIVPLNVKGVEKGKPVDMLGMRDCPQGELFFNEVRIPEDYVVVPPGPFYGIFADQLLCLTSCAVGAFSVGLARAAFEEALRYARQRVQGGVPLVKHKNIKLALYRMFEKVESARYYVRKAMEYTHRRIFEKRSFDASPRHARMAQVYAKRIAYEVADEALQVFGAYGLSKEMIIEKLFRDARALQIEDGTVEVLSLEAAEDVIESYEKKYYDADLIAKRYTEP, encoded by the coding sequence TTGGCTTATCTTGATCTTGACGAGTTAAGCGAGGAGGACGAGCTTCTCAAAAGTGAGGTTCACAGGTTTGTTGAAGAAGTCGTGCGTCCGGCTTCGGTGGCACTCGACAAGATGCCACCTGAGGAGAGGGTGAAGCCTTCTTCACCTTACTTTAAAGTTATCAGGGAGATGAAGAAGCTTGGATATCACAAGCTCCATGTTCCCCCTGAGCTCGGCGGCTTAAACCTAACTCCGCTTCAGAGGTACATCATAATGGAGGAGCTTGGGTGGGGGAGCTTGGGTCTCGCAACGGCGATAGGCGTGGATTCCATACCGTTCTCTGCAGCCGCGCTGACTGGGTCGGAGAAGCTCATGGAGCTTGTCTCGGAGTGGCTGAACGACACTGAAGGAAAATTTCACGGGTGCTGGGGGGTTACCGAGCCCGAGCATGGAAGCGACTACCTGATGATAATAAGAGATGAAGACTACTTGAAGTATGGTAAAGGCAACGTCAAGGCGAGAAAGGATGGGGAAGAATGGGTTATAAGTGGGCAAAAGTCGGCTTGGGTTTCCGCAGCGCCTGTGGCGACTCACTGCGGGCTGCACGCCCAGCTCGCCGATGGGAGAAGCCTCGCCGACGGAATATTCTGCATAGTACCTCTGAACGTCAAAGGTGTTGAAAAGGGTAAGCCTGTTGACATGCTCGGTATGAGGGACTGCCCCCAAGGGGAGCTTTTCTTCAACGAGGTGAGAATACCCGAAGACTACGTGGTTGTCCCGCCGGGGCCGTTTTATGGTATTTTTGCAGACCAGTTACTTTGCTTAACTAGTTGTGCTGTCGGCGCCTTCTCGGTTGGGCTTGCGAGAGCGGCGTTCGAGGAGGCATTGAGATATGCTAGGCAGAGGGTTCAGGGTGGTGTTCCGCTGGTTAAGCACAAGAACATTAAGCTTGCCCTATACAGGATGTTCGAGAAGGTTGAGTCTGCCCGCTACTATGTTAGGAAAGCCATGGAGTACACGCACCGCAGAATATTCGAAAAAAGGTCATTTGACGCTTCGCCGAGGCATGCTAGGATGGCACAGGTGTATGCTAAAAGGATCGCATACGAGGTTGCGGACGAAGCTCTTCAGGTGTTCGGTGCATATGGGCTGAGTAAGGAGATGATAATTGAGAAGCTTTTCAGGGACGCTAGGGCACTTCAGATAGAGGATGGGACAGTTGAAGTTCTGAGTCTCGAGGCTGCTGAGGATGTCATAGAAAGCTACGAGAAAAAGTACTACGATGCTGATTTGATCGCCAAACGTTACACGGAGCCGTGA
- a CDS encoding DUF4443 domain-containing protein — MFREYFRDALSSRTVRPSFCEGDVLGALLLLAEGPTGRYALKDFLGLGDAAARTLLRRLHRLGLVKPAGRKGHILTERGRSIAESLKRYLAEFKELPRSFLSIDKCDYGFRLRGLSHIISNGVKERDLAVSSGGKGATTIIVKDGRFIVPSVMELTGKEEDFLRRFFDPEEGDVILIVSAKDRSTALRAGLNVVAELIMQAEVEGIR; from the coding sequence TTGTTCAGGGAATATTTTAGGGATGCCTTATCTTCTAGGACTGTTCGTCCAAGTTTTTGTGAAGGTGACGTTCTGGGAGCACTTCTTCTGCTTGCTGAGGGACCCACTGGGCGTTATGCACTAAAGGATTTTTTAGGGCTAGGCGACGCTGCGGCTAGAACCTTGCTTCGCAGACTCCACCGCTTAGGCCTAGTTAAGCCCGCTGGGAGGAAGGGCCACATACTGACTGAGAGAGGTCGTTCGATTGCTGAATCTCTCAAACGTTACTTGGCGGAGTTTAAGGAGCTTCCAAGGAGCTTTCTCAGCATAGACAAGTGCGACTACGGGTTCAGGCTTAGGGGACTCTCGCATATAATCTCTAACGGGGTTAAAGAGAGGGATCTCGCTGTTAGCAGTGGAGGCAAGGGCGCCACGACGATTATAGTCAAAGATGGGAGGTTCATAGTGCCATCAGTTATGGAGCTCACAGGCAAGGAGGAAGATTTCTTGAGGCGCTTTTTCGACCCAGAAGAGGGTGACGTCATCTTGATAGTCTCAGCGAAGGATCGCTCAACAGCACTGAGGGCTGGACTCAACGTTGTTGCGGAGCTCATAATGCAAGCTGAAGTAGAAGGAATAAGATGA
- a CDS encoding amidohydrolase family protein, which translates to MNLLVLEGEDGRKVKVFVVDFHTHVGKEKVLDAVGEAFRSNTPKQTIDFYHRLQFELKACMNSSPSSYRYKLVEPLTEPPKALKSFYDSFGGMWGWTVDQFVAFPFNDYRAYSTKPGFMIPNDMVLKRSLTLPFSPRMLGFVRVDPHDGEGAVREVERCAAAGARGLKLHPISQGFLDEVNSKEVQDVVIAAINNGMPVIFDCRYYATAEDIYELVQSIRGAVKRERFAVVLAHSSMEYTKKGLYDILGDPNIYGDTSGVRGDDVQVFLKMLRNNLGDEWSRKILFGTDFNYFTIPQAVDFLSYLFTWDFYDELDAKLKDVERILAGNALSMIKPHIESHGHTWAMKFRGEAGEAFSRNLLHRAGYAASKKTVETLTYDPVVQGSGVVDAESFVLSLRRAGGGGSSLIVRRGAKKTLVALLSVCDVDASLRVRKTSGDYTKVIRGVVWGSVEVDNVGEAEELADKLIRGF; encoded by the coding sequence TTGAATTTGCTTGTTCTTGAAGGCGAAGACGGGAGGAAAGTAAAGGTCTTCGTCGTCGACTTCCACACACACGTGGGAAAGGAAAAGGTCCTAGACGCCGTAGGGGAGGCCTTCCGCTCCAATACACCAAAACAAACAATAGACTTCTACCATAGGCTCCAATTCGAGTTAAAGGCGTGCATGAACTCCTCCCCCTCAAGTTACCGCTACAAGCTCGTCGAGCCGCTCACAGAGCCCCCAAAAGCGTTGAAGTCTTTCTATGACTCTTTTGGTGGCATGTGGGGGTGGACGGTAGACCAGTTTGTTGCCTTCCCCTTCAACGACTACAGAGCCTACTCCACGAAGCCGGGCTTCATGATACCCAACGACATGGTCTTAAAGCGCTCGCTCACACTGCCATTCTCCCCTCGGATGCTTGGCTTCGTCAGGGTGGATCCGCACGACGGCGAGGGAGCCGTAAGAGAAGTTGAGAGGTGCGCTGCCGCGGGGGCGAGGGGGCTAAAACTCCACCCGATATCACAAGGCTTCCTCGACGAGGTGAACTCTAAGGAGGTGCAGGATGTTGTCATCGCAGCTATCAACAACGGGATGCCCGTTATCTTTGACTGCCGGTACTACGCGACAGCGGAGGACATTTATGAGCTCGTGCAGTCCATTCGAGGTGCAGTTAAAAGAGAGCGGTTTGCCGTAGTGCTTGCTCACTCGAGCATGGAGTACACGAAGAAAGGCCTCTACGATATACTAGGCGACCCGAACATATACGGTGATACGTCAGGTGTGAGGGGTGACGACGTGCAGGTCTTCCTCAAAATGCTTAGAAACAACTTGGGCGATGAGTGGTCTCGCAAAATTCTCTTTGGCACAGACTTCAACTACTTCACTATCCCGCAAGCGGTCGACTTTCTCTCTTATCTTTTCACCTGGGACTTTTACGATGAGCTCGACGCAAAGCTGAAAGACGTCGAACGTATACTTGCGGGGAATGCTCTCTCGATGATCAAGCCTCACATCGAGTCCCACGGGCACACTTGGGCGATGAAGTTTAGAGGGGAGGCCGGAGAGGCTTTCTCGAGGAACCTGCTCCATAGAGCAGGCTATGCTGCGTCGAAGAAGACGGTTGAGACATTAACATATGACCCAGTAGTTCAAGGAAGTGGGGTGGTGGACGCAGAAAGCTTCGTGCTATCACTCCGCCGTGCCGGAGGCGGGGGTTCGTCGCTGATCGTTAGGAGGGGAGCTAAAAAAACTTTAGTAGCACTTCTAAGCGTTTGTGATGTGGACGCAAGCTTAAGAGTGAGAAAAACATCCGGAGACTACACAAAAGTAATCCGGGGTGTGGTGTGGGGTAGTGTAGAGGTGGACAACGTCGGCGAAGCTGAGGAGCTGGCGGACAAATTGATTCGAGGTTTTTGA
- a CDS encoding acyl-CoA dehydrogenase family protein, whose amino-acid sequence MLIDMMLSDEQKAVRDAAREFAEKEFPKYVEECDREEKFPFDLFRKAASLGFIGLHIPEEYGGQGVGFLAYCLAVEEFWRVDAGLGMILSTTFGSEMLLLFGSEEQKRKYLPPLARGEKICCACFTEPQAGSDIAGIKTQAERDGDYYVINGVKTFITNGSIADYYIVLARTEVNPSRRQQGLSVFIVERGTPGLEAKKLTNKLGIRASDTAEVYFNNVRVSRDNLVGVEGEGFRQAMEFFNLTRVHTAFQAVGIAQGAFDIAVEYAKNREAFGRRLVEFQAIREKLAVMRTKIEAARLLALQAGMAADRGKPDPGLTAMAKYFAARVAQSVVNEALQIHGGYGFMGDQAVSRMYRDVRVLEIYEGTREVEVELIARALLGLVPSVLGATRKHPLK is encoded by the coding sequence TTGTTGATAGACATGATGCTGAGCGACGAGCAGAAGGCCGTTAGGGATGCTGCACGTGAGTTCGCTGAAAAGGAGTTCCCTAAGTATGTTGAGGAGTGCGACAGGGAGGAGAAGTTCCCGTTTGACTTGTTTAGGAAGGCGGCAAGCCTAGGGTTTATCGGGCTCCACATTCCAGAGGAGTACGGTGGCCAAGGGGTGGGCTTCCTCGCCTACTGCCTTGCCGTCGAAGAGTTTTGGCGTGTGGACGCTGGTCTCGGAATGATTCTCTCGACGACGTTTGGTTCTGAGATGCTCCTCTTGTTCGGGAGCGAGGAGCAGAAAAGAAAGTACTTGCCGCCTTTAGCGAGAGGGGAGAAGATATGCTGTGCCTGTTTCACCGAGCCGCAGGCTGGGAGCGACATTGCTGGGATCAAAACGCAGGCTGAGAGGGATGGAGATTACTACGTTATTAACGGGGTGAAGACTTTTATAACGAATGGGTCGATAGCGGACTACTACATAGTTCTAGCTAGAACCGAGGTTAATCCTTCTAGGAGGCAGCAGGGTTTAAGTGTTTTTATTGTTGAGCGTGGAACCCCCGGGCTGGAGGCGAAGAAATTAACCAATAAGCTTGGTATAAGGGCAAGTGACACTGCTGAGGTGTACTTCAACAATGTGAGGGTTTCAAGGGACAATCTTGTCGGAGTGGAGGGTGAGGGGTTCCGCCAAGCGATGGAGTTTTTTAACCTTACACGCGTACACACGGCTTTCCAGGCTGTGGGTATAGCTCAGGGAGCGTTCGACATAGCGGTGGAGTACGCTAAGAACAGGGAGGCTTTTGGAAGGAGGCTCGTCGAGTTTCAAGCTATCAGGGAGAAGCTGGCGGTGATGAGGACCAAGATTGAGGCTGCGAGACTCCTAGCGCTCCAAGCCGGGATGGCAGCGGACAGGGGGAAACCGGACCCGGGCCTTACCGCGATGGCTAAATACTTTGCTGCGCGTGTCGCGCAGAGTGTTGTTAATGAGGCGCTTCAGATTCACGGTGGCTACGGGTTCATGGGGGACCAAGCGGTCTCGAGGATGTACAGGGATGTGCGTGTACTGGAAATATACGAGGGGACGAGGGAAGTGGAGGTTGAGCTGATAGCTAGGGCGCTCCTCGGCTTGGTTCCATCGGTTCTCGGAGCCACGCGAAAGCATCCTTTGAAATAG
- a CDS encoding SDR family oxidoreductase yields MSKSFRSLSDLVSLRGKRSLITGAASGIGRAMALRFAEAGSNLELVDINLEGLKSVRDEASKFNVEVNVHKVDLSKKKEIDVLWSKLEGREPDILINNAGIYPFRDFLEVDEEFLEKVLAVNLKAVFWMCQHMIRRRLDKGGVIINVGSIEALLAFEHETAHYTMAKAGVIALSRSLVRDYGEKGFRINVILPGGILTPGVEKAARELAEKGRDPTKSAQYFISRLPLGRFGDPDEVARIALVLASDLASYMQGAVVAVDGGFLSV; encoded by the coding sequence TTGAGCAAGAGTTTTAGGAGCCTCTCAGACTTGGTTTCGCTACGCGGAAAGAGGAGCCTTATCACTGGAGCTGCTTCGGGCATAGGAAGAGCAATGGCGTTGAGGTTTGCTGAGGCTGGCTCGAACCTGGAACTAGTCGACATCAATCTGGAGGGCTTGAAAAGTGTTAGGGATGAAGCTTCAAAGTTCAACGTCGAAGTCAACGTCCATAAGGTCGACCTTTCCAAGAAGAAGGAGATAGACGTGCTGTGGAGCAAGCTTGAGGGCAGAGAGCCGGACATACTCATAAACAATGCGGGAATTTACCCTTTCAGAGACTTCCTAGAGGTCGACGAGGAGTTCCTGGAGAAGGTTCTCGCCGTCAACCTTAAAGCTGTTTTCTGGATGTGCCAGCACATGATTAGGAGGAGACTGGACAAGGGGGGAGTTATCATAAACGTGGGCAGCATAGAAGCTCTGCTGGCTTTCGAGCACGAGACAGCACACTACACCATGGCGAAAGCAGGGGTGATCGCGCTTTCAAGATCTCTGGTTCGAGACTACGGCGAGAAAGGGTTCAGAATTAACGTTATACTTCCTGGAGGTATACTGACCCCAGGCGTGGAGAAGGCTGCCAGAGAGCTTGCCGAGAAGGGAAGAGACCCCACGAAGTCGGCTCAGTACTTCATAAGTAGGCTGCCTTTAGGAAGATTTGGGGACCCGGACGAGGTAGCTCGTATAGCTCTAGTTCTTGCCAGTGACTTAGCAAGTTACATGCAGGGGGCAGTTGTAGCGGTCGATGGAGGCTTCCTCTCAGTATAG
- a CDS encoding VWA domain-containing protein, translated as MSLKLEVVNAGAADGRAFMNPSDMKQLGIDDFDIVVFINEYEDWGAVQVISKSDCPEGYIMIDEDVLDSANVSEGDVVTVKKKKARGGIKYVQLGVEPMEGQPTEEVVVWVADHVSDLARILKKRPIYRNLEVSWRDAECGYIKLRVQSTKPDLSGEEVGIIDPTGHEVTFEIVPALDMTFNAVLMIDVSGSMQKKDMRLKNVDGAIEGLKKGMRETQRLKEFLVGIEEGGVVSRIKAAALATLLYLSLKIGRGWGENVQVITFAEQVEPLTITDKQGRQTTVIKCTGESKALGLEAIGEYILEKCQEGSGLTFMSGALKKAAELAELFPPNPKTGKPYPVMFVLLSDGYPNTGDEEAGIPVNPIPIVRDYFSQKTDWVLYTIGIGEADMELMRRLAEIGRGEAFKADDFGDLARWYDMLAQRFAITVKTTPSQFAAEVSET; from the coding sequence TTGTCCTTGAAACTTGAGGTTGTTAATGCTGGCGCTGCTGATGGGCGCGCATTTATGAACCCGAGCGACATGAAGCAGCTTGGAATAGACGACTTTGACATAGTCGTTTTCATTAACGAGTACGAGGACTGGGGTGCTGTCCAAGTTATATCTAAGAGCGACTGCCCTGAAGGCTACATAATGATTGACGAAGACGTGCTTGACTCGGCGAACGTTTCAGAAGGAGACGTAGTTACTGTCAAGAAGAAAAAGGCTAGAGGAGGGATAAAATACGTTCAACTGGGTGTTGAACCAATGGAGGGGCAACCTACAGAGGAGGTCGTCGTGTGGGTTGCGGATCACGTCAGTGATCTTGCCAGGATACTCAAGAAGAGGCCCATATACAGGAACCTCGAGGTCAGCTGGCGGGATGCTGAGTGTGGTTACATAAAGCTGAGGGTTCAGTCAACTAAGCCCGACCTCTCGGGTGAAGAGGTTGGAATAATCGATCCGACGGGGCACGAGGTCACGTTCGAAATAGTTCCAGCCCTCGACATGACGTTTAACGCGGTGCTCATGATAGACGTCTCCGGATCCATGCAGAAGAAGGATATGAGGCTTAAAAACGTCGACGGAGCAATAGAAGGGCTGAAGAAGGGGATGCGTGAGACACAGCGCTTGAAGGAGTTCCTTGTAGGAATAGAGGAAGGTGGGGTAGTTAGCAGGATAAAGGCAGCCGCCCTCGCAACGCTGCTCTACTTGTCCTTGAAGATAGGGAGAGGGTGGGGTGAAAACGTTCAAGTCATAACGTTCGCCGAACAAGTTGAACCGTTAACCATAACGGACAAGCAGGGAAGGCAGACGACAGTCATAAAGTGTACTGGGGAGAGTAAGGCTCTGGGGCTTGAAGCTATAGGAGAGTACATACTTGAAAAGTGCCAGGAGGGAAGTGGGTTAACGTTCATGAGCGGCGCATTAAAGAAGGCCGCCGAGTTAGCTGAACTGTTCCCTCCTAACCCAAAGACCGGAAAACCTTATCCTGTGATGTTCGTCCTGCTCTCCGACGGGTATCCAAACACCGGGGACGAGGAAGCAGGAATCCCGGTCAACCCGATACCTATAGTGCGCGACTACTTCTCCCAGAAAACAGATTGGGTACTCTACACTATAGGAATTGGAGAAGCGGACATGGAGCTCATGCGCAGACTGGCAGAGATAGGGAGGGGTGAGGCATTCAAAGCTGACGACTTCGGCGATCTGGCACGGTGGTAC
- a CDS encoding electron transfer flavoprotein subunit alpha/FixB family protein — translation MRVFAVVERVSEGINPVSFELLNLANMIKMGGTSEAVVVGGADRPLLDSISRSADKVWVLKGGQLEEYNPETYADVLVQFFKRETPDVVLLGSTSQGCELAPLLAVQLNCPVVTDVVGVTVAQEGLVVSRYIYQGKLMADLRVKRLPCVLTVRQGVFKEGARTNGELKELSLAPSKPPRRRTVRVVAPETGEVDISKSDVIVAVGRGAVSSIQLAKELANVLGGAVAGSRPVIDSGLLPKDRQVGISGKTVKPKLYLALGISGAFQHVVGMKDSELIIAVNKDPQAPIFAVAHYGVVGDVQEILPSLLSKVVEEKRK, via the coding sequence ATGAGGGTCTTCGCAGTAGTTGAGCGAGTGTCCGAGGGTATTAACCCGGTGAGCTTCGAGCTTCTAAACCTTGCCAACATGATCAAGATGGGCGGGACTAGCGAAGCTGTAGTGGTTGGGGGAGCGGACCGGCCTTTACTAGACAGCATTTCTAGGAGCGCCGACAAGGTATGGGTTTTGAAGGGGGGGCAGCTTGAAGAGTACAACCCTGAAACTTACGCGGACGTCTTAGTGCAGTTCTTTAAAAGGGAGACACCTGACGTGGTGCTCTTGGGGAGCACCTCTCAGGGTTGTGAGCTCGCGCCACTATTAGCGGTTCAGCTCAACTGCCCGGTGGTGACGGATGTCGTAGGCGTCACCGTGGCGCAAGAGGGGCTTGTGGTGTCACGCTACATATATCAGGGTAAGCTTATGGCGGACCTAAGGGTGAAACGCCTCCCGTGTGTTTTAACGGTGAGACAGGGGGTGTTCAAGGAGGGGGCCCGTACTAATGGTGAGCTAAAAGAGCTGAGCTTGGCCCCCTCGAAGCCGCCCAGGAGACGCACTGTGAGGGTTGTAGCTCCGGAGACGGGGGAGGTTGATATATCTAAATCGGACGTCATAGTGGCTGTTGGAAGGGGTGCTGTTTCGAGCATCCAGTTAGCTAAGGAGCTTGCCAACGTGCTTGGAGGGGCTGTTGCAGGTAGTAGACCGGTTATCGATAGCGGCCTACTTCCAAAGGACAGACAGGTTGGGATATCCGGGAAAACCGTCAAGCCGAAGCTGTACTTAGCTCTTGGTATAAGTGGTGCATTTCAGCATGTTGTAGGCATGAAGGATAGTGAATTAATAATAGCAGTAAACAAGGATCCGCAGGCGCCGATATTCGCCGTAGCCCACTATGGAGTGGTTGGCGACGTGCAGGAAATACTGCCAAGCCTACTCAGCAAGGTCGTGGAAGAAAAGCGCAAGTAA